A single genomic interval of Zunongwangia sp. HGR-M22 harbors:
- a CDS encoding Crp/Fnr family transcriptional regulator — protein MKEKLRRHIEENISLSDEESRLIASYFSFEEYKKKDLLIRQGEYVQDCYFIVSGLLKLIYQDESGKEHIVSFAMENWWESDFSAYFTKSKAKMSLQCLEDTKVYALSLENYQKLIAKMPKMAYFFLEKSNSGNTAAQNRIISLLTLDAQEKYQQLFEQNPSLFQRVPKRLLASYLGVSRETLSRLQH, from the coding sequence ATGAAAGAAAAACTAAGAAGACATATTGAAGAAAATATTTCGCTTAGTGATGAAGAATCTAGGCTAATAGCATCGTATTTTTCATTTGAAGAATATAAAAAGAAAGATCTCCTTATTCGGCAAGGAGAATATGTTCAGGATTGCTATTTTATAGTTTCCGGACTTTTAAAATTGATCTATCAGGATGAAAGCGGGAAGGAGCATATTGTTTCTTTTGCGATGGAAAACTGGTGGGAAAGTGATTTTTCAGCTTACTTCACAAAATCCAAAGCAAAAATGTCCTTGCAGTGCCTTGAAGATACCAAGGTGTACGCGCTTAGTTTGGAGAACTATCAAAAACTGATCGCTAAAATGCCCAAAATGGCTTATTTTTTTCTTGAAAAATCAAACTCTGGGAATACTGCGGCACAAAATCGAATTATCTCACTGCTTACCTTAGACGCTCAGGAAAAATATCAGCAATTATTTGAACAGAATCCATCCTTATTTCAGCGTGTTCCTAAAAGACTTTTAGCTTCTTATTTAGGCGTTTCCAGAGAAACCTTAAGTAGACTTCAGCATTAA
- a CDS encoding RidA family protein encodes MEKCIINPWKWQDARNYVQATEVKNVASTLYVSGQTAIDANGVSSKEGMRSQMNQALDNLEKVIEEADYKCKDIVRLNIYTTSSEELFNNFDVFQNWIIKHGIKQTSTVLEVQVLFETLKVEFEATVVK; translated from the coding sequence ATGGAAAAATGTATTATTAATCCTTGGAAATGGCAGGATGCCCGAAATTATGTGCAAGCAACAGAAGTAAAGAACGTAGCGAGTACACTCTACGTTTCAGGACAAACTGCGATAGATGCCAACGGTGTTTCGAGTAAAGAAGGTATGAGAAGTCAGATGAATCAGGCTTTAGATAATTTGGAAAAAGTTATTGAGGAAGCTGATTATAAATGCAAAGATATCGTTCGATTAAATATTTACACGACTTCATCAGAAGAATTATTTAATAATTTTGATGTTTTTCAGAACTGGATTATTAAACATGGTATCAAGCAAACCTCAACAGTACTTGAGGTGCAAGTTCTTTTTGAAACCTTAAAAGTCGAATTTGAAGCTACTGTAGTTAAATAA
- a CDS encoding M20/M25/M40 family metallo-hydrolase, with protein sequence MSKNLQALIALLLISFCCWLSDHSLKPSSIPEDVPENKFSVNRAFQHVEKIGESAHYLGSAAHSSVRNYIVNELQNLGLEVQTQEDFVLNENAVLSRPQNILTRIEGSGNGNALVLMTHYDSQPHSSHGASDAGSGVATILEGIRAFIAEGNSPKNDIIILFTDAEEIGLMGAELFIKEHPWAKDAKLALNFEARGSGGSSFMLLETNAGNAELINAFKDAKVPFPTTNSLAYSVYKLLPNDTDLTILREFGNINGFNFAFIGDHFDYHTANDVPKNLDLETLAHQGDYLMPLLYYFQDIDLDKLTSDQDLLYFNLPFGQFITYPFAWIIPMLIVALVLFFAVVVFGLFKKQLSVKAIFKGFVPYFLSLILGGLLVFGLWKFCLYIYPEYSEMLHGFTYNGYSYITAAVLLSLTVVFFVYHKFYTEDKTASQFVAPLFFWILICALLAFGLKGAAYFIIPAYFGIIQLFLMIRLKQPNLILNTVLSLPALFILFPFIQMFPVALGLKMLFLASILSILLFSLFLPVFGYFSKKDLLAVLVFIGFNIAMFYAHFTSEFTSEKPKPNSLVYLFDADEDKANWFSYDAMPDEWTTQYFGKEPVSLTNIEAKFSSKYNSGFTWRSDAPKIDIQAPGIVLQKTDSTTNEFQYSLKIAPNRDAKRLEIYTENLTDFNEFEVNGHTPENVKLGEEEFNMFTRRWRNRLLSYYISSKDTLRMNFSLDKSKSAEFILYESSYDLLENTKLNVPKRSENMIPKPFVLNDAVIYKKRIVLE encoded by the coding sequence ATGTCTAAAAATCTCCAAGCTTTAATTGCCTTACTCCTTATAAGTTTTTGCTGTTGGTTAAGTGATCACAGCCTTAAACCATCAAGCATTCCAGAAGATGTCCCAGAGAATAAATTTTCTGTTAATCGAGCATTCCAGCACGTAGAAAAAATTGGGGAATCTGCTCATTATTTAGGAAGTGCTGCACATAGTTCTGTAAGAAATTATATCGTTAACGAACTTCAAAACCTAGGCTTAGAAGTACAAACACAAGAAGATTTTGTATTAAATGAAAATGCTGTTCTTAGCCGACCACAAAACATTTTAACCCGAATTGAAGGTAGCGGAAATGGTAATGCACTAGTTTTAATGACGCATTACGACAGCCAGCCACATTCTTCGCACGGTGCTAGTGATGCCGGCAGCGGCGTCGCAACAATCCTAGAGGGCATTCGAGCTTTTATTGCTGAAGGAAATTCTCCTAAAAACGATATTATCATCTTATTTACAGATGCTGAAGAAATCGGACTTATGGGAGCCGAGCTGTTTATCAAAGAACACCCCTGGGCGAAAGACGCTAAACTTGCTTTAAATTTTGAAGCACGTGGTAGCGGTGGCAGCTCATTTATGCTATTAGAAACCAATGCCGGGAACGCAGAGCTCATCAATGCATTTAAGGATGCTAAAGTACCGTTTCCTACTACAAATTCGCTTGCTTATAGCGTTTACAAACTTTTACCAAACGATACAGATCTTACGATTCTTAGAGAATTTGGAAATATCAACGGTTTCAATTTTGCATTTATTGGGGATCATTTCGATTATCATACCGCCAATGACGTTCCAAAAAACTTAGATCTTGAAACGCTGGCACACCAGGGCGATTATCTAATGCCTCTACTCTATTATTTTCAGGATATAGATCTCGATAAATTAACTTCAGATCAAGATCTATTATATTTCAATCTACCATTTGGCCAATTTATCACTTATCCTTTTGCCTGGATTATCCCAATGCTCATCGTGGCTTTGGTATTATTTTTCGCTGTGGTCGTATTCGGATTATTTAAAAAGCAGCTAAGCGTTAAGGCGATATTTAAAGGTTTTGTACCATATTTTTTAAGCTTAATTTTAGGCGGACTTTTAGTATTTGGACTTTGGAAATTCTGTCTTTATATCTATCCTGAATATTCAGAAATGCTCCATGGCTTTACTTACAATGGTTACAGCTATATCACTGCAGCCGTTCTTTTGAGTCTTACTGTTGTGTTTTTTGTTTATCATAAATTTTATACTGAAGATAAAACAGCTTCACAATTTGTCGCTCCTTTGTTTTTCTGGATTCTCATTTGTGCTTTACTCGCTTTTGGTTTAAAAGGCGCTGCTTACTTTATAATTCCGGCTTATTTTGGAATCATACAATTGTTTTTGATGATCCGCTTAAAACAACCCAACCTTATTTTAAATACTGTTTTAAGCTTACCTGCATTATTTATTTTATTTCCGTTCATTCAAATGTTTCCGGTGGCTCTGGGTCTAAAAATGCTCTTTTTGGCAAGTATTTTAAGTATTTTACTATTCAGTCTATTTTTACCGGTTTTTGGCTATTTCAGTAAAAAAGATCTACTTGCCGTATTGGTGTTTATTGGCTTCAATATAGCTATGTTCTATGCTCATTTTACTTCAGAATTTACTTCAGAAAAACCTAAGCCCAATAGTTTGGTCTATTTATTTGATGCCGATGAAGATAAAGCCAACTGGTTTTCTTACGACGCGATGCCTGATGAATGGACCACGCAGTATTTTGGTAAAGAACCGGTAAGTTTAACCAATATTGAAGCGAAATTCAGCAGCAAATATAATTCTGGCTTTACCTGGAGAAGCGATGCGCCAAAGATCGATATTCAAGCACCGGGAATTGTACTTCAGAAAACAGATAGCACAACTAACGAATTTCAATATTCATTAAAAATAGCGCCAAATCGAGATGCAAAACGCTTAGAAATTTATACGGAAAATTTAACTGATTTCAATGAATTTGAAGTTAATGGACATACTCCTGAAAATGTAAAACTTGGTGAAGAAGAATTCAATATGTTTACACGCAGATGGAGAAACCGATTGCTGAGCTATTATATTTCGAGCAAAGATACGCTTAGAATGAATTTTAGTTTAGACAAATCGAAATCGGCCGAATTCATTTTATACGAATCTAGCTACGATCTTTTGGAAAATACGAAACTAAATGTACCAAAACGTTCTGAAAACATGATCCCAAAACCTTTTGTGCTAAATGATGCGGTGATTTATAAAAAGAGAATTGTTTTGGAGTAG
- a CDS encoding NAD(P)H-binding protein: MQISILGCGWLGLPLAKKLVEDGYSLKGSTTTQVKMKKLSDAGITPYHLELYENGVQGDIQSFLSGSEILLIDIPPGLRKNPEINFTSKITNIISNIEYSGIQKVIFVSSTSVFEDQENFPEYTEESKTNGTSKAAKQLIDCEHALCNNQNFSTSVIRFGGLISKDRHPVTMLSGRSGVKNGDAPANLIQRDDCIALISQIIKNDEFGTVFNAAYPEHPKKADYYTKEAKSRNIKAPEYDQNQSSKGKIISSVNLEKIGFEFEHEI; this comes from the coding sequence ATGCAAATTTCAATATTAGGATGTGGTTGGTTAGGTCTTCCACTGGCAAAAAAATTAGTAGAAGATGGTTATTCTTTAAAAGGATCGACCACCACTCAAGTAAAAATGAAGAAATTATCTGATGCCGGGATTACGCCTTATCATCTCGAGCTTTATGAAAACGGTGTGCAGGGTGATATTCAATCTTTTTTATCGGGATCTGAAATTCTTCTAATAGATATTCCGCCTGGATTGCGAAAAAATCCTGAAATTAACTTCACTTCTAAAATCACCAATATTATTTCAAATATTGAATATTCAGGTATCCAAAAAGTGATCTTTGTAAGTTCTACAAGTGTTTTTGAAGATCAAGAAAATTTCCCTGAATATACGGAAGAATCCAAAACCAATGGAACATCCAAAGCCGCAAAACAACTAATTGACTGCGAACATGCTTTGTGTAATAATCAAAATTTTTCAACCAGTGTGATAAGATTTGGAGGATTAATTAGCAAAGATCGCCATCCGGTAACCATGCTCTCTGGAAGAAGCGGAGTTAAAAATGGAGATGCTCCCGCAAATCTTATTCAACGTGACGATTGTATTGCTTTAATTTCACAAATTATCAAAAATGATGAATTTGGAACTGTTTTTAACGCAGCTTATCCAGAACATCCTAAAAAAGCGGACTATTACACCAAAGAAGCGAAATCCAGAAATATAAAAGCTCCTGAATATGACCAAAATCAATCTTCTAAAGGGAAAATAATCTCTTCTGTAAATTTAGAAAAGATTGGATTTGAGTTTGAACATGAGATTTGA